The Planctellipticum variicoloris DNA window TCCGGGCGGGCCGAGCGTCATCTGATCGTACAGCGGGGTATGGGGCAGCACCCGGGCCAGCGCAACACCCAGAATGCCGACTCCCAGGAAGGCGCCAAGGACGGTCCCGATACTCTTGAGGAGCGAGTCGAGATCGGCGCCCGGCTCGAAGTTGCCGAACGTCTGCAGAGCCATGACCAGCGAAACGAGCATCGACAGGATGCCGGTCACGCCGAACACGCCGAATCCGGGAATCACGAAAACTTCCAGCGCCAGGCAGGAGATTCCAAAGACGAACAGCGTGATCTCCAGCCAGCCGGCCGTCCCGCCGAGAACCGACGACCAGAAGAAGAGGACGAAGCAGAGGACCGACGACAGCCCCAGGATGCCGGTCATGAAGTGGAGTTCGACGTACAGCAACGCCACCCCCAGGACCAGCAGGAGGACTTTCATCCCCGTCGTATTCAGCAGGAAGACTGTATTATCCACCCAGGTCTGCTGCAGCGGCGCAATCCGGGTATCGGGGGGGATTCCCAGTCGGCTGCGCAGCTCCTGAAAGTCCGCGACCGGCCGTTCGGCCAGCTTCAATTCGTGCGCCCGCTTGCCGTCGACCGTCAGCAGGAGCTCCCCGTTCGTTTCCCGCAATTGCGGCCCCTGGATCCACTCGCCGTTCGAATTGTGCAGATCCTCCTCGCTCATGTACGAAATCCGACCCGTTTCCCGGTTGGTGACTTCGAAGACCTTCAGCGTCCGAAACGCCATCGCCTCGGCCAGGGCCGGAGCCCGCCCTTTCTTCTCCGCCAGATGCCGCAGACTGACTCGGAGCGGACTCAGCAGCTTTTCCGGGACACGCTCAAACTGCCCGCCGGCTTTCATTTCAATCGGCCCGGCGTCGCCGAAGCGGGCGTCGGGGTGCATGACGATCTCGTCGCACCCCAGCGCGATGATCGCCGCTCCGCTGAGCGCCATTTTGGGGACATAGGCAACCGTGCGAACTTCCTGCGGATTCAGATCGGCCAGCAGATTGGCCAGATTCAGGCTGGCCAGGAGCTGACCGCCGGGCGAATCGATCTCAAGAATCAGGATCTTTGCCCCCTGGGCGATGGCTCGCCGCACCTGGCGCTCGAGAAACGATTCGAGCAGGGGATCGATCGTTCCTTCGACCCGAATCAGCCGGACTTTGCGACCGTCGCCCTGCGCCAGATTCTCCCGCATGGCCTCGCGGGGAAGTCGGTACAGTTCGGAAACCGCGGCCCGGTTCTCGGCGGTCTGCGAGACCAGCATGTTCAGCGCTCGGCTGGTCGAGCCCTTGAAGACTCCCGTAACTCCCCGCTCCTTGATGATCTCCGGGTTGTTGAGCGTCACGTTGGTTTTGCGGAGCGTCTCCAGTTCGTCGACCGTTGCAATCCGGGTCTCGGACTGTCCGTCGGCTCGTTCCACCTGGACCCGCCAGAGCTGTTCCTGGGGATCGAGCATCCCCTGGATCAACGCCGTGCTGACCTTGGGATTATTTCGTTTGGCGCCGAGCGCCAGGGCGGTCTGTTCGTCCTCGGGATCGAGGGGCTTGCCGCGCGAAATGTCCCCCAGCTCGGCATCCGGATGCATCACGATTTCGCGGCAGGCCAGGGCCACCAGCACATTCGGACCAGTCACGGTCTGCGGCACCCAGGCCACCGTGGTCAGCCCGGCGACCGCAGCGGACGTCAGGAACTTCGTCAATCCCTGCACCTGGTGGAACGGACTGGTGCCGGGCTCGATCTGCAGGACCAGTATCCCCTTGCGGTTCTCCCGCGCAGCCTGCGACTTGAGGTCGAGAGCGGCGGCGGAGACCCGGGCGTAGACCGTATCGTCGATCGGGCTGGAAACCGTGACAAACTGGCCGATCGGCCCCGCGGGGGGGACGGGCGGATCGGCGGGAGCTGCTTCCTGGGCCGAAACTCTCGAAACGAACAAGGCCACCACGGCGAGCCACGCCAGGCAGAGTTCCGAGACGGTTCCGGGGCTCGTGAGTCGGACAGAACGCATCAGTACGATTCCCCTGGCAGGAACGTCAACTCGGCGACGCGACCGGTCGCGTTTGTTCAGACTACCAGATTATAGGAGGCCGCGGAAAACTCCGTCAAACTGCGCGTCGCCGACTCGGGGAAGAACGCACGGCCCGGCTCCCCGGATCATCACGACACAAAGCAAACGACCCGCGTTCACGGGAACGCGGGTCGTTTGGGAATTCGTTGAGGGTTGAGCGTCGATCGTTGAGTAATGGGGAAGGTCTCTCAGCTCCGCCGGGCGGCATTCGAGACCGACTCCCGTCCCCCCGTTCTGACCATCAACCATAGACGATAGACCATCGACTAATTCAGCGTCTTCTCCCCTTTTTTCCAGCCGCAGGGGACCAGCTTGTCGGTCTGCAGGGCGTCGAGGACGCGGAGGACTTCTTCGATGCTCCGGCCGACCGGCAGATCGTTGATCGAAGCCCAGCGGAGAATCCCCTTCGGATCGATCAGGAACGTGCCGCGGTAAGCGACTCCCATGTCTTCCTTCAGCACGCCGTACGCCTTCGAAAGAGCGTGCGTCGTGTCGGCGAGCATCAGGTGCTTCATCTGCGCCAGTCCAGGGTGGCTGTCGCACCAGCCCTTGTGGCAGAAGGCGCTGTCGGTGCTGGCGGTCAGCAGCGCGCAATTGCGGCCGCCGAATTCGCCCAGGGCGTCGTTGAACGACACGATCTCCGTCGGACAGACGAACGTGAAGTCGAGCGGATAGAAGTAGAGGCAGACCCACTGGCCGGCGTAGTCCGACAGATTCACCTGCTTGAACTGCTGTGCGGTATCGTTCTTGGTGCGATCGTATGCCTGCACAGAGAAATCCGGGGCCAACTGACCGACGCGGGCTGCCATGGATCGAAGTCCTTGTCAAAAAGTGTCTGCGGAGTGGTTTGTGCGGGAAACCGACCGTTTCACGCCAGCGGAAGAAGTATAGCCAGGCAACCGTCAGGAGACGAGAGTCCCGGGAAGTCGAGAGTCGAGAGTCCAGAGTCGAGAGCCAGAGGCGATTCACGATCAGCCTGCTTTTCTGGCTATTCGCTACTCCCTATTCGCTATTCCCTAACTCTGCTTCGGCCCCATCAGGCTGATCCGCAGCTTCGAGTCGTGGTGCGGCGTCGCCAGGCGCAGGCCGTCCGGGTGGAGCGACAGGTCGCGGGCCGGGCTGCCGAGACTCAGGGAGTGGAACTCGTCCGCCGCATCGGGCTTCCAGAAAAACAGATGTCCCCCCGCCTGGCCGCCGATCGCCGCGGCGATGAAGCCGTCGGGATGATACAGCGAGCCCCAGGCGACGCCGTTGAGTTTGGCCTTCGTGAGGTGCGTGATCGCCTCCTTGCCAGTCTCCCAGTCGATCTCGACAACGATCGGATTGCCGACGCCGGCGAAGGCGTTGGTCACGTTGGTGATTCCCGAGGCCAGCAGACGCTTGCCGTCGAGCGAAAAACTCATGTCATGGGCGCCGCCGTAGTCGGCCCGGAATCCTTCGTCGTACTTCGTGAGGGCGGCGATCGGGAATTCGCGGACGAGCTTGCCGGTCTCCAGTTCCCACTGGATGAAGCGGGCGACGAGGTCGCTTGACACCAGGTGCTTGCCGTCCGGATGAAAAGCGACATTAAACACGTAACGCAGATGACCGGGGAACTCGCGGACCAGCGTGCCGTCTTCCAGTCGCCAGAGCTTGACGAGCAGGTCGTCGCCGCAGGTCGCCAGAAACTGACCGTCGGGACTGGTGACGACGGCCCGAATCCAGCCGCGATGGGCGTCAATCGTCCGGACGGGGACCGGCTGGTCGGCGGCGGTCGCCCACCAGATCAGCCGACCGTCATAGCCCGCCGTGATCAGCGTGGCGGCGTCTTTCGAAAAGGCGAAGCTGAAAACCCAACTGTCATGGGCGGCCAGTTCGACCTTGGCCCCCGACGCGAGATCCCACCGCAGCACTTTGTTGTCCTGGGCTCCCGCAAAAACATAGCGCCCGGCCGGATCGAACCGGCAGGCAACCAGCGGCGCCGTGTGGTCGTAGGTGACGGCGACATGCGTCTGAGCGGGATCGGCAGGCATGGGCGAGTCTCGGGCGGGGCGGGCAGGCTCTAACCGGTTGATCATACCGCGAGGCCGTCGCGGGAGAAGCTGAGAGTTTATCCGGAAATTCCTGCGAGCCATCCCGGCCGGAATTTCCATCGGTCCACAGCCGGTTCCGTGTCCGAAGAATCACCCCGGAATTTCCTACGGTATTCGCTCGCGGCCCGTGGCAGACCCGCGTACACTGACGCCGCAATTCTCCCGGTCTTTCCGGCCGGTTCTGTACGGGACCGTCGCGGCATCAGTCATCCCATCGCTAGAAAGTCGCTCATGAGCATCTCCGTCTCCTGCGAACTCTGTGGCAAGGAGATCAAGGTCAAGGACGAGTTTGCTGGAAAGAAGGTCAAATGTCCGGGATGCGGCGGGGTGCTCGCCATTCCCCGGGCGGCCTCCGACGACGAGGAGAGTTTCGACGACTTCGAGGATGTGCCGGAAGAGTCCGCTCCGCGGCGTGTCAAAGCGATTGGCGGAGCGAAGAAGAAAGGACGCAAAGGGGGACGTTCGCAGTCGTCGTTGATCATCAGGACCGCGGTGTTGACGTCCTTGCTGGGCGTGCTCGGGATCGTGCTGTTTCTGATGGCGTGGGGGCGGTTCGGCGCTCCCGCGCCATCGGTCGCTCAGCAGCCGAATCCAACGGCGGGGCCTCAATCCGCGCCGGCCGCTGCCTTGCCAGTCGTCCCCGTCGAGCAGTTGCGCTGGTTGCCGTTCACGATGAATCGAGGACTGATGGTGATCGACCTTCCCGGCGTTCCGGACGTCGAGAACGTCGATCAGTCCTGGAGCGCGTTGCCGCTGGAGGAGTTTCGCATTCATAAGGCCGAGGCCAACGGCGGGATGGTTCACGTCGTGACCGGTTTTGGCGCGAAGAACGTGCGGGACTACGAAGAGCACAAACAGATCTTCGACCAGTTTGAGCAGCAGTTCCTGCAAACCCATCCGGGGACGACGATCCAGATCCAGGACGACCAGCTCGTGCAGGGCATGGCGGCTCGCAAGACGTCGTTCGCTGCAGGCGGACGGATAGTCGGATGGCAACAGATGGTCTGGACCGGCAGCCAGTTCATCTTGATCCGCCTGGCACAAACGGGAAATGCAGACTTTTCCGCCGTGCAACAGCGGGTCTTCAATTCTTTTCAGTTCAAGCCTGCCAGTTCATCACCTGTCCCGAACGCCATCGTGCCCAGCGTCACCGCAGTTCCTCGCTCCGGCGCTGATCCCGCGCCACCGATCGTGAGAGATCCGCAAGCGATCCCGTGGACGGCCTGTCAGGACGAGAGTCGGCTGTTCGAAGTTCAGGCGCCGGGCACTCCGGGCCGGATCGTCCGGGAATTGGGAAGAACAATCGAGAAGTTTATCTGGCGGATGGGAAACCCGAATTCGCCAACCTATTTGACGTTCGGCGTGATGCGCTGGAATGCCGGGGAAATTCGCGACCGCACTGCGCTGCCGGCTTTCGCCCGTAAGCACTCTGACGATTTTCGTGCAAGCTACGTCAAACTGGTCAAACCGGCCCGGTTCGAACGGACTGAAACCACCTGGCAGGGTTACCCCGCCTTCGAGACTTACACAAATAACGAAAAGGGACTGCAAGTCCACGAATTCCTGGTCTACACGATGGACTGCCAGGTGAAACTGGAACTGGTGTGGGGCGAAGGAGACGAGCCGAGAGACCTCTGGGAGCGATTCACAGGCTCGCTCAAGGCCTTAAAGTGAGGGAAAATGCCGTGACCCAAGGACGCCTTGCCGGCGTGCAGACGCTGCTGCAAGTTTGAACGTCATCTTCCGGAGATGAAACCCGGCCTGTACACTCGCTTCAGCCAGTTTCACAATTCATCACGGAGGACAATCATGATGCGGCAATTCTGGTTGGTCGCGGTTCTGGTTCTGGGCGTTTCTCCGTCGTTTGCGGACGAGCCGGTCGCGGGGCCGAGAATTCGTGTCTACAACGTTGCGGATCTGGTGGCCGACGAAGCGGTACGCGCCGCGCCCCCGGCTCTCGGTCATCGCCACGAGGAGAGCCTGAATCGCGAACATCCGGAAACGCTCGCGTCGCTCGAACAACTCGCCAGACTGATTGAGACGGTAGTTCCTTCCGAACAGGGGGCGATTGTCGCTCGACCGGAGACGCTCAGCCTGGTCGTTCGTCGAACTCCGGAGGAACATGCGGAAATTGAGAACCTCTTTGAGGAATTACGCCGGGACGCACGGCCGTCGCTGGAATTGACATCCACGATGTTCACGGAGGGCAGTCAATCCGATCCAAAGTCCCAGTTGGCCGCCGAGGAACTTGTGAAACTCATTCACAGTCAGTTTTCGGCAGGTCCCGGTCTGTCGCCAGCGGACGTCGAGCGAGCGCGGGAACTGATTGGCCAGACAAAGGCGATAGCAATCAGCCAACCGACTCTCCGTTTGCGGTCGGGAGTCAAATCAACTCTGGGAACGTATCCCGTTTCAATGTCGGTGACAGCCGTTGCCGATCCCGATGGCGAACACGTTCGGTTGAGAATTGATGCGCCTGTTAACGAAGCCGTCGAAGGCAAATTCCCCTGCCAGACGATGATCGCCGAGACCCGCGTCGGTCAGTCGTTCCTCGGAATTCTGCAATTTGACGGCAGCGGCATGTTCTACCTGGTCACCGTTCGTCGCCCCGGGACCGACATCCCCGCAACAAATGACGGCGCTACAGCCCTGAAGTAGCCGGCCGCCGAATGTGAAACCCCTCTTCCCCGGTTTCACGCTTTCCGGTAAGACATGGCAGCGGACGGACGGGGACGGAGTCTCCGGACGGCCGCGGGGCGGGGGTGATCTGCAGAACGGTGACGGGCGTAAGGCTCGACAGGCTCTGCACTTCTGACTTCCGATAATCCGGGAAACGACGCCAGCGAGTCAGGCAGGGACGCCATGCAGACCTGGGGATTGCGGGCCATCGAACGTGTGGCGCCGCTCGTAAAGCAACAAACCGGGACCGGATTTCAACTGGCCGCCGGGCTGAGCCTCGGCGGGTTGATCCTCGTCGGCTGGCAGCAGTACGTCGCCCTCTGGGGCGTCAGCCTCCCCGTCGTCGTCACGCTGGCGCTGGTCGCAGCGCTGGGCCTGCTCATCGGCGGCGGACTGGCCCGGCAGTCCGGAACCTCGCTCGGCGGCTGGCTCGTCGCGTGCGGCCTCTGGGGCGTCATTCACCCCCTCTGGGTCGGAACTACCGCGGAAACGCTCCTGATCGGCGTCGCCCGCTGGGACATCGGCTGGGGCCTCGCCCTCGCCGCCGCCCTGCTCCAGGGACTCCTGCCAGTCGCCTTCTGGACGGCGGCGGCCATTCGACTTTGTCAGACCTCGAACACCGTCGGCCGGCGCATCTCAACGGAGCTCCTGATCACCGCGAGCCTGGTGGCCGGTTTGTGGCTGACCACATTCGGCCTGGCCCCTGCATTGGGCGGCGAATGGACCGGCTGGCTGTGGGGCGCGCTGTGTCTGGCCTGCGGACTCTGGCACGCCTCCGGGCGGCTGATTCTCTCCGAAAGTGCTGCCGAACTGATTGATCCGCGGTCGGCTGCCGCCCCGTGGTCCGCGGTTCGAATCCTGGAAATCGGCGCCGTCGCCCTCGCCGCGGCCGTCGTGTGTCGCTGGGTCGGCGAACTGATGCCGACCGGACTCTACTGGACGGCAGGCGTTGCCAGCGGACTGGTGCTGGGACTGGTCCTCGGTCGGCAATTGGCCAGCAGGCTGGGCGCCGGAGGCGCGGCGGTCCTGGCGGCTGCGTGGGTCGCGGTCGTGCTGGCAACCGAATCGACGCAGATCGGTTTCTGCCTGTGGTGCAGTGCGACGTTCACGACTCCCGCGTTCCTGCTGCCGACGCGGGCGCTGTTTCTGACCTGCATGCTCCTCCCGCTGGGAATTTCCCTCGGAACGCTCTGGCGCATGACATCGGCCGCGGATCTGCGCCCGTCGCTCCTGCTGGCGGGTTTACTGCTGGCTGTCGTCCTCTGCGGCTGGGCCGTTCCCGCCCTGCTGTGGTCGCAGATCGGCCTGGCAAATCTGGCGGCGGTCGGCGCTGCAATCCTACTGCTGCTGGGGGCTGTTGAATTGTGGCTGGAACAGCCCGCCATGGCGTTTCTCTGGAAGCGGTGGCTCGCGCCGCTGGCGTTCACTCTGGCCCTGGCAACTCCGCTGATCAGCGGCTGGCACGTACCGGGACGGACAGCGCGGCTCCTCTACTCGACAACCGTCATGGTCGCTCAGCGTTCCGGCTGGGACAGCCGCTGGCTGCCGTGGCTCGACGATCAGCGACTTCTGACGGCAATTGAAGGTCAGAACGGGCCGTGGACGCTCTGGAGAACGCGCGGCGTGCAGGTTCATCTGCGGGAATCGGGAATGCCGCGCGGCATGATGTCCGCCGCTCCCGAACTGCACCCCCACTACGCCCCCGAAGTCCTGCAGGCCGCCTACCCGCTGGTCCTGGCCGGCCAGCCGCAGCGCGTGCTGGTCCTCGGGGGGACGTCGCGAACGGTGCTGCGAACCTGCCTCGAATTTCCGCTGACGGAACTGACCTGCGTCGAAGGCGATCCCGCACTGGAAAGCCTGTCGCGCGGAGCATGGGCCGAACTGACCGGCTTCCATCCGGAGGCCGACGACCGGTTTCGCTGGACAACGGCGGCGCCCGAACTGTTCGTCACACAGCGGAGCGGCGACTACGACGTCATCCTCTCCTGTCCCCCGGCTTCCATGGCCAACGGCGGGACCGCCAGTTTCACGCGGGAACACTACCGGCACGTGGCAAAGTGCCTGCAGGCGGAAGGCGTCTTCTGCCAGCGGCTGGAAGGGATCGACTACGGACCGCGACCGCTGCAGGCGATCGCCGGAGCCATGCAACAGGCGTTTCGCGAAGTCGTGCTGTTCGAGCCGGTGCCGGGGGAATACCTGCTGGTGGCGACAAACAGCCCCGCAGGACTGATTCGTGAGTCGCTGCGGGAACGGATGGAAGCGCCGCAGGTGGTGCGCGTGCTCGGCTGGTGCGGCTGGGACTGGTCGATGCTCGCCAGTCTGCCGGCTGTCGACGGACCAGCCTTGCGCGAAGCTGTCGCCGACCACGGGCCGGGAAACAATACCGCCACGAACGGCTGGCTGGCCTGGACCGCCGCCGGCGAAGTCATGCGCTGGGGCAACAAGGCTCAGGAAGTCCACGCATTGCTGCTCAAGCCGCGGAAATCGGAGCCGCAGTACCTGGCGTGGCAGGATCCGGGGCAGGTGGATCCGCCGTCGCCCGCCCGGCTGACCCGCGCCGCCCGTCTGCTGGACTGGATGGGGCAATTCGGCGAATGCGCCGACGTCGTCCGTCGAATCGGCGAAGTCCAGAAGCTCGCGAAGCTTGTCGCGGAAAACCCCGACACGTTCTGGTGGGAGTATCGCAAGACGTTGCGCGACCAGCTCAAGAATCGGCCGCGGGCGGCCATCGATGTCGCCGCGGGCATCAGCGACGGCAAAACGCTGCACGCGGAAGATCTGCAGCGAAAGGCATACCTGGTCAGCCTGGGCGAAGCCGCTCAGCAGGCGAAACCCGAATTGCAGAGCATTGCCGCCGTGGCAGACTTCTTCTCGCCCTACGACCCCCTGGTCAGTCTGTGCGCGCACTACGAAGCCGCTGAACTCTACGCCCGGCGGGGAGACCAGCCCGTTCGCGAACTGGCCTTGAAACTGCACGTCGTCAATCACAGTCCTTCCCCGGATGGATCGGTGCGGAATGTCGCCGAGTGCCTGAAGCTGCTGATCGAGCAACCCGACGCCGTCACGGCCCCTGCCGCCCGTTTCGATCAGCTCAACTATCTGGTCCAGCTCCTGCGAGGACGCTGGGACATCCGGGCGTCGATGCCGGCCCGCTCCTATCGGATGCAGGTGGTCGAACTCGATACGGACGTCGTCCTCGCGGAACGATCCCTGGAAGTCCTGCGCGACCTGGCGCCCGCGGCGGGGTTAACGACCGCGGACTGGGACGCCCGGCGAACGGCGCTCGATCAGATCGTCGTCCGGCCGCTGCGCGCCTATCGGACGCGACTGGCGGAAGAACACGGGATCAACCGGATGAAGACGCAGGAACTGCTGCGGAAGGCGGGCGAGGAACGGGACGCCGAATTGAAAAGTGCCCCCTCGGCCGAGGAGCCCTCCCCCAACCTGCCGCAGGCGAATTGAAGCGGAGTCGGGTGGCGTGTCGACGACGAACAAACACACGGATCCGACGGTTTTCCCATCGGATCGCATTGAACTGGTCTCGCCCGGCTCGCCGTGGGCCGTCCCTGTGTTGTTCATGGTCCTGGGGCTGGCCTGTCTGACAATCGACCTGCCCGTGGCGACCTACTTCCGCGGTCCGAGTTTCCCGCGCTTTCTCGAAGAAGCGATCGAGAACACCGAGCCCTGGGGCCACGGGGTGGGCGCAGCGCTGGCGTTGCTGGGCGTGTGGTCCCTCGATCACCGGCGACGCCGGCTGATCCCCTGGCTGGCCGGCGCGTCGCTGGGGGCGGGGCTGCTGGCGAATCTCGGCAAATTGCTTGTCAGCCGGACGCGCCCGCGCGACTTCTCGCCCGACGTCGTGCTGAGCGACATGGCCGTGTGGGACACGTTCACAAGCTGGCTGCCAATCCTCAACGGTCACCGCGGCGGGCAGAGTTTCCCATCGGCCCATACGACGACGGCATTCGGCCTGTCGTGTTTTCTGGTGGCGATGTATCCGCAAGGGCGCTGGTACTTCGGTTTGCTGGCAACGCTGGTGGCCCTGCAGCGAGTGCGAAGCCAGGCCCACTTTCCGAGCGACGTCTGCTACGGAGCGGCCCTGGGCTGGATCGTGGCGCAGGCCTGTCTCGCCGGAGCCCGGCGGACGGAGAGTATTCGGCCGGAGACTCGCAATGCTGCCGGCGCCGCGGCGTTCAGCGATTGACCTGTCTCAGCATTTCGGCGCCCGCCAGCGGGTACGTCACACAGTAGGGGCGGCCGGACCGCGGGTCGCGCGTGATCTGAGCATCGACGCCAAACGCTGTTCGCAGCGTCTCCGCAGTCAGGACTTCGTCAGGGGAGCCCTGCACGAGAATCACCCCTTCGTGCATGACGATCATCTGCCCGGCGTAGCGCGCTGCCAGGTTGAGATCGTGCAGGACCATGACGACCGTCTTCTGCTCCTGCTCGTTGAGCCGCAGCAGCAGCTCCATAATCTCAAGCTGATGTGACATGTCCAGATGATTCGTCGGCTCGTCCAGCAGCAGCACCTCGGCCCCCTGAGCGAGCGTCATGGCGATCCAGGCCCGCTGCTGCTGGCCGCCGGACAGCGAATTGACCGGTCGATCGGACAGTTGGTCGATGCCGGTGACGCTCATCGCCCACTTCAGGACATCGGCGTCATCCGGATGCCGCGTTCCGAGCCACCGGCCGTGAGGATACCTCCCGTACGAGACGAGCTCCCGAACCGTCAAAGCGTCGGGGGCCGTCGACGTCTGGAGCAGGATGCTGAGTCGCTGCGCCAGTTTGCGCGAGGGAATCTCCCGAATATCGGCGGCATCCAGGCAAACCACTCCTGCCTGCGGTCGCATCAGCCTGGCCAGCGCTTTCAGGAGCGTCGACTTGCCGCAGCCATTGGGTCCGACAATCGCAGTGAACTTCCCGGTCGGCAGATGGACCGTCAATTCGGGGATGATGATTTCCCGATCGTAGCCGACCGTCAGTTCGTGAGAGGTGAGCGTGCTCATGCGGGGACCATTTCTCAGGGACGTGTCAGCAGGTAGAGGAAATAGGGAGCCCCGAGCGCTGAAACGAACACCCCCGCCGGGATCTCGGAGTTCGGGAGGATGCTGCCGCCGATCATGTCCGCGAGAATGACCAGCGTAGCGCCGACCAGCCCCGCCAGCGGAATCACGGCCGCATGATCGGTCCCGACCAGCCTCCGCGCGATGTGGGGCGCGATCATCCCCAGAAAGATCATGTCGCCGGCCACCGCAAGGCACGAAGCGCAGATCGCCACCGCCAGGCTCAGCAGTCCCAGCGACCACCCCGGCAGAGCGACCCCCAGCGACATCGCGGCCTGGTCTCCCAGTCGCAGGACGTTCAATGTGGGCGAAAAACTCCACGCCAGCGGGACCAGCAGGACGAGAATCGCCGCCAGCATCGCGATCGAGTTCCATCCCGCCGCGTTCATGCTTCCCGCACCGAACGCAACGACGAAAGCATGGATCTCGGAACTGAGCTGCAGAGACAGGAGCAGCGTCATTGAGCTGGCGATCGAACTGAGCGCGACGCCGGTGAGCAGCAGCTTCGGCGATGATTGCTGACCGCCGCGGCAAAGAAGATACACCAGTCCGGTGATTCCCAGAGCGCCGCAGATCCCGGCCAGCGGCACCAGAAAGAGCGAACCGAGCGCGGAATGCCCGCAGACCGCCAGCAGGACAACGATCGCCAGGCTGGCGCCCGATGACACGCCGAGGATTCCCGGTTCCGCCAGATCGTTCCGGAGAACAGCCTGCAGAATCGTCCCGGCGACGGCGACGCCGACTCCGATCAGGACCGCGAAAATCAATCGCGGAATCCGAATGGACCACAGCACCAGTTGTTCTTCGGGGCGACCCTGCCCCACGAGCACGCGGGCCGTCGCGTCCAGCGGGAACTCCGCCTTCCCGTGGTGCAGTGCGATGAGAAAAATCGCGCACAGGAGGCCCGCCGCCAGAGGCAGGACGACCCGGGGACGCCAGCACTCCCGTGGCGGAACCTGCCGCGGGACTTCGACGTCGAGCCGCTGGTGACGGCGACTCCGAATCAGCCACAGGAAGCAGGGAGCGCCAAGCATCGACGTCACGATTCCCAACGGCAGCTCGCCGCGCGCCCCCAGGATCGTGCGCGCAATCAGGTCGGCAAGCGTCGTCAGCCCCGCGCCGGCGACGAGACTCAGCGGCAGCAGCCGACGCTGATCGGCCCCGACCGCAAGCCGGCAGACGTGCGGCGTCATCAGTCCGACAAATCCGACTGGACCGGCGACCGCAACCGCGGAACCCGTCAGCAGCAGCACCAGCACCGTCGACGCCACGCGAATCTGAAACGAACGCAGCCCGAGATTCCGTGCGACGTCGTCGCCCAGGCTCAAAATGGTAATCCCCGGCGCCAGCCACCAGGCCCCCGCGAGCCCCGCGACGCAGCACGGCGCGACGGCGACGACCTGATCCCAGGTCACGTTGGTGATTCCGCCGATGGTCCTGTAGAGCATAGTGCTCGACATGCCGTAAGCGATCACCAGCCCTTGCGTGACCGCCGAAAACAACGCCGAAACGACCGCCCCCGCGAGCGCGATCCGGACCGGCGAGAATCCCCCGGGAGTCAGCGCGGCGACGCCGAGAACGCAGCCATAGCCGACGGCCGCGCCGACAAACGTCGCAACGATCGAACCGTTGTAGCTCAGTGCCGGCCAGGCGATGAGCGAGATGAGCGAAGCCAGCGCCGCGCCGCCGCTGAGTCCCATGATCGACGGACCGGCCAGCGGATTGCGAGTCACCCCCTGCATCACCGCTCCGGCAACGGCCAGGCTGGCGCCGACCATGAGCGTCAGCAACGAGCGCGGCAGGCGGATATCTCGCAAAATCAGATGCGAATCGCTGTTCACGCCCTGCCCGCGAAGGACGCGGAACACGGTTTCCAGCGGGATCTCCGTCGGCCCGACCAGCAGCGACGCCGCGAAGATCGCCGCAACCAGTCCGACAGCACCGGGCAGAACGAGTCGGTCGCGCCAGTGCTTCACGGCAGGGACTCGTTCCGCGCCGCATCAGCCT harbors:
- a CDS encoding iron ABC transporter permease, whose amino-acid sequence is MKHWRDRLVLPGAVGLVAAIFAASLLVGPTEIPLETVFRVLRGQGVNSDSHLILRDIRLPRSLLTLMVGASLAVAGAVMQGVTRNPLAGPSIMGLSGGAALASLISLIAWPALSYNGSIVATFVGAAVGYGCVLGVAALTPGGFSPVRIALAGAVVSALFSAVTQGLVIAYGMSSTMLYRTIGGITNVTWDQVVAVAPCCVAGLAGAWWLAPGITILSLGDDVARNLGLRSFQIRVASTVLVLLLTGSAVAVAGPVGFVGLMTPHVCRLAVGADQRRLLPLSLVAGAGLTTLADLIARTILGARGELPLGIVTSMLGAPCFLWLIRSRRHQRLDVEVPRQVPPRECWRPRVVLPLAAGLLCAIFLIALHHGKAEFPLDATARVLVGQGRPEEQLVLWSIRIPRLIFAVLIGVGVAVAGTILQAVLRNDLAEPGILGVSSGASLAIVVLLAVCGHSALGSLFLVPLAGICGALGITGLVYLLCRGGQQSSPKLLLTGVALSSIASSMTLLLSLQLSSEIHAFVVAFGAGSMNAAGWNSIAMLAAILVLLVPLAWSFSPTLNVLRLGDQAAMSLGVALPGWSLGLLSLAVAICASCLAVAGDMIFLGMIAPHIARRLVGTDHAAVIPLAGLVGATLVILADMIGGSILPNSEIPAGVFVSALGAPYFLYLLTRP